A DNA window from Heterodontus francisci isolate sHetFra1 chromosome 49, sHetFra1.hap1, whole genome shotgun sequence contains the following coding sequences:
- the LOC137358391 gene encoding tubulin alpha-3 chain-like, producing the protein MPSDKSIGGGDDSFNTFFSETGAGKHVPRAVFIDLEPTVVDEVRTGTYRQLFHPEQLITGKEDAANNYARGHCSVGKEIVDLVLDRVRKVADLCTGLQGFLIFHSFGGGTGSGFTSLLMERLSVDYGKKSKLEFSVYPAPQISTAVVEPYNSVLVTHCTLEHSDCAFMVDNEAIYDVCRRNLDIERPTYTNLNRLIAQVVSSITASLRFDGALNVDLTEFQTNLVPYPRIHFPLATFAPLISAEKAYHEQLTVAEITNSCFEPANQLVKCDPRQGKYMACCMLYRGDVVPKDVNASIATIKSKRSIQFVDWCPTGFKVGINYQPPTVVPGGDLAKVQRALCMLSNTTAIAFAWTRLNLKFDKMYAKRAFVHWYVGEGLEEGEFQDAREDLASLEKDYEEVGVDSSYLDRRAEEEEE; encoded by the exons ATGCCCAGTGACAAGAGCATCGGAGGTGGCGATGATTCcttcaacactttcttcagtgagaCGGGGGCGGGCAAACACGTTCCCCGAGCCGTGTTTATAGATCTGGAGCCCACTGTGGTTG ATGAGGTCCGTACCGGCACCTACCGACAACTCTTTCACCCCGAGCAGCTCATCACCGGCAAGGAGGATGCGGCTAATAACTATGCACGGGGCCATTGTTCCGTCGGCAAGGAGATTGTGGATCTGGTCCTGGACCGTGTACGGAAGGTG GCTGATCTGTGTACAGGACTGCAGGGTTTCCTCATCTTCCACAGTTTCGGAGGTGGGACCGGCTCAGGTTTTACTTccctcctgatggagagactctccgTCGACTACGGCAAGAAATCCAAACTGGAGTTTTCCGTTTACCCCGCGCCGCAGATTTCCACCGCGGTAGTCGAGCCGTACAACTCCGTACTCGTCACCCACTGCACCCTCGAGCACTCTGACTGCGCCTTCATGGTGGACAATGAGGCCATTTACGACGTCTGCCGGCGTAACCTTGACATTGAGCGACCGACCTACACCAACCTCAACCGTCTCATTGCACAGGTAGTGTCATCCATCACGGCGTCGCTGCGGTTCGACGGTGCCCTCAACGTGGACCTGACTGAGTTCCAAACCAACCTGGTCCCCTATCCCCGAATTCACTTCCCTCTGGCCACCTTTGCGCCCCTTATATCGGCCGAGAAGGCTTACCACGAGCAACTCACGGTGGCGGAGATCACCAACTCATGCTTTGAGCCAGCCAACCAGCTGGTGAAGTGCGACCCCCGCCAGGGCAAGTACATGGCGTGCTGCATGCTGTACCGAGGAGACGTGGTGCCCAAGGATGTCAACGCCTCCATCGCCACCATCAAGAGCAAGCGCTCGATCCAGTTTGTTGATTGGTGCCCGACTGGGTTCAAG gtTGGCATCAACTACCAGCCGCCGACGGTGGTGCCAGGGGGCGACCTGGCAAAGGTGCAGCGAGCCCTCTGTATGCTGAGCAACACCACCGCCATTGCTTTCGCTTGGACCCGCCTCAACCTCAAATTCGACAAGATGTACGCCAAGCGGGCCTTTGTGCACTGGTACGTCGGGGAGGGCCTGGAGGAAGGCGAGTTCCAGGACGCACGGGAGGACCTGGCCTCACTCGAGAAGGATTACGAAGAGGTGGGCGTCGATTCATCCTATCTGGACAGAagggcagaggaggaggaagaataa
- the LOC137358290 gene encoding tubulin alpha-1 chain-like, giving the protein MPSDQSIGGGDDSFNTFFSETGAGKHVPRAVFIDLEPTVVDEVRTGTYRQLFHPEQLITGKEDAANNYARGHCSIGKEIVDLVLDRIRKLADQCTGLQGFLIFHSFGGGTGSGFTSLLMERLSVDYGKKSKLEFSVYPAPQISTAVVEPYNAVLVTHCTLEHSDCAFMVDNEAIYDICRRNLDIERPTYTNLNRLIGQVVSSITASLRFDGALNVDLTEFQTNLVPYPRIHFPLVTFAPTISAEKAYHEQLSVAQITNACFEPANQMVKCDPRQGKYMACCMLYRGDVVPKDVNASIATIKSKRSIQFVDWCPTGFKVGINYQPPTVVPGGDLAKVQRALCMLSNTTAISLAWTRLNLKFDKMYAKRAFVHWYVGEGLEEGEFQDAREDMASLEKDYEEVGIDSSSLDRRAEEEE; this is encoded by the exons ATGCCTAGTGACCAGAGCATCGGGGGTGGCGATGACTCCTTCAACACCTTCTTCAGTGAGACGGGGGCGGGCAAACACGTTCCCCGAGCCGTGTTTATAGATCTGGAGCCCACTGTGGTTG ATGAGGTCCGTACCGGCACCTACCGACAGCTCTTTCACCCCGAGCAGCTCATCACCGGCAAGGAGGATGCGGCTAATAACTATGCACGGGGTCACTGTTCCATCGGCAAGGAGATTGTGGATCTGGTCTTGGATCGCATACGGAAGCTG GCTGACCAGTGTACAGGACTGCAGGGTTTCCTCATCTTCCACAGTTTCGGGGGTGGGACCGGCTCAGGTTTTACTTccctcctgatggagagactctccgTCGACTACGGCAAGAAATCCAAACTGGAGTTTTCCGTTTACCCCGCGCCGCAGATTTCCACCGCGGTGGTCGAGCCGTACAACGCCGTACTCGTCACCCACTGCACCCTCGAGCACTCTGACTGCGCCTTCATGGTGGACAATGAGGCCATTTACGACATATGTCGGCGTAACCTTGACATTGAGCGACCGACCTACACCAACCTCAACCGTCTCATTGGACAGGTAGTGTCATCCATCACGGCGTCGCTGCGGTTCGACGGTGCCCTCAACGTGGACCTGACTGAGTTCCAAACCAACCTGGTCCCCTATCCCCGAATTCACTTCCCACTGGTAACCTTCGCGCCCACTATTTCGGCCGAGAAGGCTTACCACGAGCAACTGTCGGTGGCGCAGATCACCAACGCATGCTTTGAGCCAGCCAACCAGATGGTGAAGTGCGACCCCCGCCAGGGCAAGTACATGGCGTGCTGCATGCTGTATCGAGGAGACGTGGTGCCCAAGGATGTCAACGCCTCCATCGCCACCATCAAGAGCAAGCGCTCGATCCAGTTTGTTGATTGGTGCCCGACTGGGTTCAAG GTTGGCATCAACTACCAGCCCCCGACGGTGGTACCAGGGGGCGATCTGGCAAAGGTGCAGCGAGCCCTCTGTATGCTGAGCAACACCACCGCCATTTCCTTGGCTTGGACCCGCCTCAACCTCAAATTCGATAAGATGTACGCCAAGCGGGCCTTTGTCCACTGGtacgtgggggaggggctggaggaaggggaGTTCCAGGACGCACGGGAGGACATGGCCTCACTCGAGAAGGATTACGAAGAGGTGGGCATCGATTCTTCCTCGCTGGACAGAAGGGCAGAGGAGGAAGAATAA